In Pleuronectes platessa chromosome 5, fPlePla1.1, whole genome shotgun sequence, a single genomic region encodes these proteins:
- the LOC128440220 gene encoding fibroblast growth factor 12 isoform X1 — translation MAAAIASSLIRQRRQAREANCDKVATSKRRSSPSKDPRSLCDRNIFSVFSKVRFCSGKKRPVRRKPEPQLKGIVTRLFSEQGFFLQMQPDGNISGNKDENSDYTLFNLIPVGLRVVAMQGVKAGLFMGMNADGFLYTSDVFTAECKFKESVFENYYVIYSSTLYRQHESGRAWFLGLNKDGLTMKGNRVKKTKPCSHFVPRPIEVCMYKEPSLHDLEEKLLKSSRSPTINGEERARGLDQQEEPQDDVTEQDGS, via the exons ATGGCCGCGGCCATCGCCAGCTCCCTGATCCGACAGAGGCGTCAGGCCCGCGAGGCAAACTGTGACAAGGTCGCCACCAGTAAGAGACGCTCGAGTCCCAGTAAAGACCCGAGGTCTCTGTGCGACAGAAACATCTTCAGCGTCTTCAGCAAAGTTCGCTTCTGCAGTGGAAAGAAAAGACCTGTTCGCCGAAAACCAG agCCGCAGCTGAAGGGCATCGTGACGCGTCTCTTCAGCGAGCAGGGCTTCTTCCTGCAGATGCAGCCTGATGGAAACATCAGCGGCAACAAGGACGAGAACAGCGACTACA CTCTGTTTAACCTGATCCCTGTGGGTCTGAGGGTCGTGGCGATGCAGGGAGTGAAGGCTGGACTGTTCATGGGGATGAATGCAGACGGATTCCTCTACACATCA gatGTGTTCACAGCAGAGTGTAAGTTCAAGGAGTCAGTGTTTGAGAACTACTACGTCATCTACTCCTCCACGCTGTACCGGCAGCACGAGTCGGGCCGGGCCTGGTTCCTGGGCCTCAACAAGGACGGCCTCACCATGAAGGGGAACCGAGTGAAGAAAACCAAACCCTGCTCGCACTTCGTCCCCAGACCCATCGAAG TGTGCATGTACAAGGAGCCGTCGCTGCACGacctggaggagaagctgctgaaaTCCTCACGGAGCCCGACCATTAACGGCGAGGAGCGAGCGAGGGGCCTGGACCAGCAGGAGGAGCCGCAGGACGACGTCACAGAGCAGGACGGGTCATAG
- the LOC128440220 gene encoding fibroblast growth factor 12 isoform X2, which translates to MDSKEKAPLEPQLKGIVTRLFSEQGFFLQMQPDGNISGNKDENSDYTLFNLIPVGLRVVAMQGVKAGLFMGMNADGFLYTSDVFTAECKFKESVFENYYVIYSSTLYRQHESGRAWFLGLNKDGLTMKGNRVKKTKPCSHFVPRPIEVCMYKEPSLHDLEEKLLKSSRSPTINGEERARGLDQQEEPQDDVTEQDGS; encoded by the exons ATGGACAGCAAAGAGAAGGCACCGCTAG agCCGCAGCTGAAGGGCATCGTGACGCGTCTCTTCAGCGAGCAGGGCTTCTTCCTGCAGATGCAGCCTGATGGAAACATCAGCGGCAACAAGGACGAGAACAGCGACTACA CTCTGTTTAACCTGATCCCTGTGGGTCTGAGGGTCGTGGCGATGCAGGGAGTGAAGGCTGGACTGTTCATGGGGATGAATGCAGACGGATTCCTCTACACATCA gatGTGTTCACAGCAGAGTGTAAGTTCAAGGAGTCAGTGTTTGAGAACTACTACGTCATCTACTCCTCCACGCTGTACCGGCAGCACGAGTCGGGCCGGGCCTGGTTCCTGGGCCTCAACAAGGACGGCCTCACCATGAAGGGGAACCGAGTGAAGAAAACCAAACCCTGCTCGCACTTCGTCCCCAGACCCATCGAAG TGTGCATGTACAAGGAGCCGTCGCTGCACGacctggaggagaagctgctgaaaTCCTCACGGAGCCCGACCATTAACGGCGAGGAGCGAGCGAGGGGCCTGGACCAGCAGGAGGAGCCGCAGGACGACGTCACAGAGCAGGACGGGTCATAG